From the genome of Leishmania major strain Friedlin complete genome, chromosome 35:
CTGCCCGTAAAGCGTGCTTCTTGTCTTTTTGTGGCTGGGGCTCAGCACGCGGGCTAGACAGCGTCGCAACGCCATTGCAAGTGGTGAGTTGCGTCGCTGCCCAAACACATCGTCTAGATAGCTTGGATACCATGGCAacaccgccccccccctcctttcgCACTTCTCTGGCTCATCTCTCATCTATCCCGCGATATTTCGTTTCTTCTCACCAACACCGCCGTGGCACTCACGCAGGTGCCGTTTACATGACTACTGGATGCCGGGTCATCAGAATGCTCACCTTTACCGTCCTTGTACTTGCTGCGCTCGCCCTGCTTTGCCATTGCCGAAAGCGTGCGTACGCTAGGAATACGGTCGGCTTCTtgcacgctgcagcaggggCAGGTGGGGGTGGCGAACGTGTGTTGTGGGTCGCCTTGGATGGACTGCAGCACGCCGATGCAGCCAGAGGCGTGAAGCGGCAGTATGTACTTTTTACAAACGAATACAAGCCAGCAGACAGGTTGTCGGCCGAGTCATCCGATCAGCACCTCCTTTCCCTCGTCGAAAAACAGTTCAGCATCCGCCTTCTTCGGCCTGTGCGCTTTATCTACTTGCGCCCCGCACTGACCCGGTGGCTGAGCGGTGACGCCTACCCACGTCTCACGTTGCTCTTGCAAACCTTCTGGGGCGGAGCGGCCCTCTTTTATGAGGTGGCGGTCGCCAATGCGGTGACGCCGATCGTGGTGGAAACGGTCGGCGTGCCATTTGCTTATCCTCTGCTACGGCTTCTTGCCGGGTGCATGGTGATCTCCTACACGCATTACCCCATCGTCTCCTCCGCCATGAcgcagcgtgtgcgcagcgGGGAGGTGAGTCACACTAACTCACCGACCGTGGCATGGAATccgatgctgcgctgcgccaagGTTGTCTATTACGGGGTTTTCTCGCTTCTGTATCGCTGCATGGGCTTTTTCCCGAACGTGGTTCTAACAAACTCGTCATGGACGCAAAACCATGTGCAATCTATTTTTTGGCCACGCGCGTGCATTCGGCTGTACCCGCCGTGTGATGTTGCTGGCTTTGCCGCGGGGTCGCAGCCACCTGCGCTGCGCAACAACCGCATTGTCAGCGTCGGCCAGTTCCGACCAGAGAAAAACCACATGCTGCAGCTTGTAGCTTTTCATGCAGCaatgccgcggctgccgaggGATGCCAAGCTCGTCATGATTGGCGGTGCACGCAACGCGGACGACCGGAAACGTGCTGAGCAGCTGCATGTGCGCGCAAAGGAGCTCGGAATCGAAGAGCAGGTCGAGCTACTCGTTAATGCGAcagtggcggaggtgcaggcTGAACTGGGAAAGTGCGTCATTGGGCTTCACACCATGCGTGACGAGCACTTTGGCATTGTGCTGCTGGAATATCTCGCTGCTGGCTGCATCCCTCTTGGACACCGGAGCGGTGGTGTCGAGCTTGACATTCTCAACTCTCCCGATTTGGGCTTTCTCGCCGTTACGGCGGAAGAGTACGCAGCGGCCATGGTCGAAATCTGTGAAATGCGGCTGCGCGATCCGGACCGGTACGTTCAGTTCCAGAaacgcggcagcgagcaTGTAAAATCATTCGACGACAGCAGCTTTCGAACTCGTTTTGTCGAACTGGTCAGCGAGTATGTCTACGCCTGCTAGCGAGCCCGTATGCGGATTTTTTTTATCTCTGTTGCACGCTCAGCACGGGCGATGACTGCTCTGTTCGACAGGGAATGGAAACTAACgcgaagaagcgcacgcacgcgtcgctcgggcgatggcgccgctccCAATTCACTACTGCAAAACATCAAAAGATCGCTGGGCAATACCCTAAAGTTGCGCCCGACAGTGCACGGCATCTGCTATGCTCGTGCATAGCATCGCTACTGATTCCGCACACCTTTCTTGCATGTCAGCTTGGAGacatccccctccccctcacagactgcgcggcgctgtgcaCTGTGAGGGTGAATGCCATGTATCTCCGTGTTCTGTGATGTCTGCGTGTCTGAACCGCTCTCTCACCATCGCAACCAGGAAAACATGTTTgtccgccctccctccccgacTCCTTTGCACCCTTTTCTCtcgctggagcggctgcccggcccgcacacacacacacgcacatatacatacgcacacacacacacacacacacacacaaacactTGCAGAATTTGCGCACATATCagtcgccccccccccacacacacacaccttcgcGCGTCGGCCTCGCACCGCGTACACGTGAGCTTTTCTTCTCCCAACCCCTTTTGTCTGTCGCTACTCCACGCCATGTCGTACCGGTCAagcgaggcgaagaaggaggagtTCCGGAAGTACCTGGAATCCACGCAGGTAGTCGACGCCCTCACCCGCGTCCTGGTCAACCTGtacgaagaggaagagaaaccCGAGGACCCAGTTGACTATATCAAGCGGGTTCTTGGTGGTGCTTCTTCGGCCGACTACGAGGCACTGCAGCAAGAAAACGCGCGTCTCCGCGCAGAGGTGGAATTGCTAAAGAAGCAACTTAGTGGGCAGGCGCAGTAACGTGCCACCATGTCATCTTCTCAAGCGAGGCGTTGTAGCGTCTGTTCGTGTGTGAGcgccctctttccttcttcccccttctccttccctgTGCCCCTCCTGTTCATGCGTAGGTGACATGTACATAAATTgcaaaggaaaaaagggaACGGCTCTCAATGGTCCGCGTCAAAAAGTGGACGCATGCCATCCCTGTGTTGTATGTGTGCTGGTTGATTTTGAACTTCAGCACACGTAGAGACCCTCAGGAGCAGCGGTCCAGGGAGACTCCGCCTGCGCCCGGTATCGCCTTTTTCATCTGTGAGAGCGCATCCTTCTCTTCGTCAATTCTTGTGCAGCTGTGGTTGCGATTTTCCTGATGTCGTCCGTTCCAAGGTCGTGACCTCTCGTTGCCTCCGCTTGGCTCCCTGGGCTTTCGAATTTCATCGTCTACCTCTTCTTCGCATTCCTCGACCGCACACTCTTCCCTAGCCTTGCCCTCTACACTCCTTTCCGATCGCTGCCATCACAGCTGCTTTCAGaccgccgcgtgtgtgctgccgcgaGCAAGCACCGCTGCGTTTTCATACAGAGCTGCCtgcaccccaccccttcccactccccttcccccttccccatctTTCTTGATACAGTACGTCTACCATACACGCAAACTTCTCCTCGCTTGCATACACAGTTTTGcttgcacgcacaccaccgaTTACTTTTCTCTTCTCACCCCGGTCTGTCGGCGTCGCCagcccccgcctcccccctcccttttccccctccccctccactaCCCCACCTCGCTGTTCTTGTGCATACGTGCGCGTGTCCTtgtgttttgtttgcttttccACGTCTCCCCCTCCGTTCCTCTActgcttcctccctctcactcGTCGATTCGCGTATTGGCTACTACCCTGCACCGACTTGTCCTACTGGTCGCCCCGGCGCTGCCTCTTTCGATCGGCGGCGAGCACCGTGGAactgctgtgcgtgtgttttttttttccttctttCATTCGTGTGCTTTGTAGATCTCTCGCCACCCACACGATGATGGAGCACCCCGCCgcagtggaggagggagagaagaaaaacagcagcagcatctcgTACGCAACCCCGTGGGTCGCCAACGGGCTGTCGTGGGCAAATCAGCCCGATAAGCCCTTCCGCCTGGCTATCTCGTCCTACACTAAGGATTACCGCAACTACGTGGACATTGTGGAGAAGAATGAAGATAACGAGATTGTCTGCCGTGCCTTCTGGGAGCACTGCTACCCTCCGACCAAGGTCACTTTCCCGCCGCGGCCTCTGCAATCCGATGTTTTgatcaccaccgccgactATTTGCGTCTGTGGGAAATCACCGAGGGTGCCCCAAAGGCAGAAAAGACAGCCTCCACCCGTGGTGACCCGCAGCACGCAGCGAAGGCCAAAACGATCAACTCGAAGGTGACGATGAAACGCGTCTTCGACAGCGCAAAGCCGAACGACTTTTGCTCGCCAGTGACCTCGTGCGACTGGAACAGCGAAGACATCAACACCgtggcgtgctgcagcatcgACTCCACGGTGACGCTGTGGGACGTGGAGACGGGGGCGCAAAAGACGAAGTTGGTGGCGCACGACAAGGATGTCTATGATATCGCGTTTGCCTCTGCTCACACCTTTgccagctgcggcgctgacggctcTGTGCGCTTCTTTGATCTGCGCAACATGGATCACTGTACTA
Proteins encoded in this window:
- the ALG11 gene encoding putative alpha-1,2-mannosyltransferase (previous protein_id=AAZ14745.1), with amino-acid sequence MLTFTVLVLAALALLCHCRKRAYARNTVGFLHAAAGAGGGGERVLWVALDGLQHADAARGVKRQYVLFTNEYKPADRLSAESSDQHLLSLVEKQFSIRLLRPVRFIYLRPALTRWLSGDAYPRLTLLLQTFWGGAALFYEVAVANAVTPIVVETVGVPFAYPLLRLLAGCMVISYTHYPIVSSAMTQRVRSGEVSHTNSPTVAWNPMLRCAKVVYYGVFSLLYRCMGFFPNVVLTNSSWTQNHVQSIFWPRACIRLYPPCDVAGFAAGSQPPALRNNRIVSVGQFRPEKNHMLQLVAFHAAMPRLPRDAKLVMIGGARNADDRKRAEQLHVRAKELGIEEQVELLVNATVAEVQAELGKCVIGLHTMRDEHFGIVLLEYLAAGCIPLGHRSGGVELDILNSPDLGFLAVTAEEYAAAMVEICEMRLRDPDRYVQFQKRGSEHVKSFDDSSFRTRFVELVSEYVYAC
- a CDS encoding conserved hypothetical protein (previous protein_id=AAZ14747.1), with protein sequence MMEHPAAVEEGEKKNSSSISYATPWVANGLSWANQPDKPFRLAISSYTKDYRNYVDIVEKNEDNEIVCRAFWEHCYPPTKVTFPPRPLQSDVLITTADYLRLWEITEGAPKAEKTASTRGDPQHAAKAKTINSKVTMKRVFDSAKPNDFCSPVTSCDWNSEDINTVACCSIDSTVTLWDVETGAQKTKLVAHDKDVYDIAFASAHTFASCGADGSVRFFDLRNMDHCTILYETQGLSPLLRLAWNQFDPYFIATFGIDSPDAVVIDMRYPTVPASQLSQLHQLPINNLTWSPQNAQNICTAGEDGLVCVWEARAEKGRSILWCDCEVPINNVAWRRAQNEDWMAITTSKGAQLLPL
- a CDS encoding conserved hypothetical protein (previous protein_id=AAZ14746.1), which gives rise to MSYRSSEAKKEEFRKYLESTQVVDALTRVLVNLYEEEEKPEDPVDYIKRVLGGASSADYEALQQENARLRAEVELLKKQLSGQAQ